In Kitasatospora sp. NA04385, a single genomic region encodes these proteins:
- a CDS encoding glycerol-3-phosphate dehydrogenase/oxidase: MATTPHPAATVPTLGAERPTGRLVPRAATRELLGRARYDLLVIGGGILGTATAWTAAQAGLKVAMVDAGDFANATSSASSKLVHGGLRYLQTGAVRLVAENHRERRALATDVAPHLVNPLTFFVPVYEGGPHSAPKLGAGVFLYSALSAFRDGLGRVVSPAVAARAVPGLRTEGLRRVAVYGDHQMNDARMAVMTVRAAVDAGAVVLNHAEVTGLRFTRGRVTGAEVRDTLDGTGFGVDARLVLNATGPWVDHLRRMEHAGAAPSIRLSKGAHVVLRRQAPWRAALTIPIDHYRVSFAIPWEDHVLLGTTDEEYTGDPLEVRATDADVEQILSEAGHAVRGEHLRREDITYAFAGLRVLPGGPGETAAAKRETVVTEGRAGMLSVAGGKWTTYRHIGRVVLEKLKHAPGVGLAEDVSPIPPTVPLPGIGAPQAVARRLLTDLEPGSRMDPLVARNLATHYGTLSFDIARLIAERPELGERIHPDGPDVWAQVVYAAEQEWAYTVDDVLRRRTTLTVRGLDGEEVRKRTAELLRG; this comes from the coding sequence ATGGCAACCACCCCGCACCCCGCGGCGACCGTCCCGACCCTGGGCGCCGAGCGCCCCACCGGCCGCCTCGTCCCCCGCGCCGCCACCCGCGAGCTGCTCGGCCGGGCCCGCTACGACCTGCTGGTGATCGGCGGCGGCATCCTGGGCACCGCCACCGCGTGGACCGCCGCCCAGGCCGGGCTGAAGGTGGCCATGGTGGACGCCGGGGACTTCGCCAACGCGACCTCCTCGGCCTCGTCGAAGCTGGTCCACGGCGGGCTGCGCTACCTGCAGACCGGCGCGGTGCGGCTGGTCGCGGAGAACCACCGCGAGCGCCGGGCGCTGGCCACCGACGTGGCCCCGCACCTGGTCAACCCGCTGACCTTCTTCGTGCCGGTGTACGAGGGCGGGCCGCACTCGGCGCCGAAGCTCGGCGCGGGCGTGTTCCTGTACTCGGCGCTGTCGGCGTTCCGCGACGGCCTGGGCCGGGTGGTCTCCCCCGCGGTGGCGGCGCGCGCCGTGCCGGGGCTGCGGACCGAGGGGCTGCGCCGGGTCGCGGTGTACGGCGACCACCAGATGAACGACGCCCGGATGGCCGTGATGACGGTGCGGGCGGCGGTGGACGCGGGCGCGGTGGTGCTCAACCACGCCGAGGTGACGGGGCTGCGCTTCACCCGCGGCCGGGTCACCGGCGCGGAGGTGCGCGACACCCTGGACGGCACCGGGTTCGGGGTGGACGCCCGGCTGGTGCTGAACGCGACCGGCCCGTGGGTGGACCACCTGCGGCGGATGGAGCACGCGGGCGCGGCGCCGTCGATCCGGCTGTCCAAGGGCGCGCACGTGGTGCTGCGCCGGCAGGCGCCGTGGCGGGCGGCGCTGACCATCCCGATCGACCACTACCGGGTGTCGTTCGCCATCCCGTGGGAGGACCACGTCCTGCTCGGCACGACCGACGAGGAGTACACCGGCGACCCGCTGGAGGTGCGGGCCACCGACGCGGACGTCGAGCAGATCCTGTCCGAGGCCGGGCACGCGGTGCGCGGCGAGCACCTGCGCCGCGAGGACATCACGTACGCCTTCGCGGGCCTGCGGGTGCTGCCGGGCGGGCCGGGGGAGACCGCGGCGGCGAAGCGGGAGACGGTGGTGACCGAGGGCCGGGCCGGGATGCTGTCGGTGGCGGGCGGCAAGTGGACGACGTACCGGCACATCGGCCGGGTGGTGCTGGAGAAGCTCAAGCACGCCCCGGGGGTGGGCCTGGCCGAGGACGTCTCGCCGATCCCGCCGACGGTGCCGCTGCCGGGCATCGGCGCCCCGCAGGCGGTGGCCCGCCGGCTGCTGACCGACCTCGAACCGGGCAGCCGGATGGACCCGCTGGTGGCCCGGAACCTGGCCACCCACTACGGCACGCTGTCCTTCGACATCGCCCGCCTGATCGCCGAACGCCCGGAGCTGGGCGAGCGGATCCACCCGGACGGCCCGGACGTGTGGGCGCAGGTGGTGTACGCGGCCGAGCAGGAGTGGGCGTACACGGTGGACGACGTGCTGCGGCGGCGCACCACGCTGACGGTGCGCGGGCTGGACGGCGAGGAGGTGCGCAAGCGCACCGCGGAGCTGCTGAGGGGCTGA
- a CDS encoding gluconate:H+ symporter, producing METPVTPTLLAADAPVLPHTASNGQLLLAVLLSIGAIVLLITRLKLHPFLALTLGSGLLAAVAGAPFDKLLTSFSTGFGATVASVGLLIGLGAMLGKLLADSGGANTIADTVLARTGPKLLPWAMALIAAVLGLPLFFEVGVVLLVPIVLLVARRGNAPLIGIGIPALAGLSVLHGLVPPHPGPLVAVDALHADLGVTLALGLLIAVPTLIVAGPLFGRLAQRWVGPLELPAETAPAESAATESAAAEKPGRTPKFAAVLATILLPVALMLGKALTDVLVDDPKATVQRVFDFIGSPLIALLAATLLGMLTLGRAAGFDKGRISETVGSALGPIAGIVFIVGAGGGFKQTLIDVGVGQAVSEWSGKWHVSALLLGWLIAVLIRLATGSATVATITAAGIVGPLAAGMSTSHAALLVLAIGAGSLFLSHVNDAGFWLVKEYFGMSVGQTLKSWSVMETIISVVAIALILPLSLIV from the coding sequence ATGGAGACCCCCGTGACCCCCACCCTGCTGGCCGCCGACGCACCGGTGCTGCCGCACACCGCGAGCAACGGCCAACTGCTGCTCGCCGTGCTGCTCAGCATCGGCGCGATCGTGCTGCTGATCACCCGGCTCAAGCTGCACCCGTTCCTGGCCCTCACGCTCGGTTCCGGGCTGCTCGCCGCCGTCGCCGGGGCGCCCTTCGACAAGCTGCTGACCAGCTTCTCCACCGGCTTCGGCGCCACCGTCGCCTCGGTCGGCCTGCTGATCGGCCTGGGCGCGATGCTCGGCAAGCTGCTCGCCGACTCCGGCGGCGCCAACACCATCGCCGACACCGTGCTGGCCCGCACCGGCCCCAAGCTGCTGCCCTGGGCGATGGCGCTGATCGCCGCCGTGCTCGGCCTGCCGCTGTTCTTCGAGGTCGGCGTGGTGCTGCTGGTCCCGATCGTGCTGCTGGTGGCCCGGCGCGGCAACGCCCCGCTGATCGGCATCGGCATCCCCGCGCTGGCCGGCCTCTCGGTGCTGCACGGCCTCGTCCCGCCGCACCCCGGCCCGCTGGTCGCCGTCGACGCCCTGCACGCCGACCTCGGCGTCACCCTGGCGCTCGGCCTGCTGATCGCCGTCCCCACCCTGATCGTGGCCGGCCCGCTGTTCGGCCGGCTCGCCCAGCGCTGGGTCGGCCCGCTCGAACTGCCCGCGGAGACCGCCCCGGCGGAGAGCGCCGCGACGGAGAGCGCCGCGGCGGAGAAGCCCGGGCGGACCCCGAAGTTCGCCGCCGTGCTGGCCACCATCCTGCTGCCGGTGGCGCTGATGCTCGGCAAGGCGCTCACCGACGTGCTGGTCGACGACCCGAAGGCCACCGTGCAGCGGGTCTTCGACTTCATCGGCTCCCCGCTGATCGCGCTGCTCGCCGCGACCCTGCTCGGCATGCTCACCCTGGGCCGGGCGGCCGGCTTCGACAAGGGCCGGATCTCCGAGACGGTCGGCTCGGCGCTCGGCCCGATCGCCGGCATCGTGTTCATCGTCGGTGCGGGCGGCGGCTTCAAGCAGACCCTGATCGACGTCGGCGTCGGCCAGGCCGTCAGCGAGTGGTCCGGCAAGTGGCACGTCTCCGCGCTGCTGCTCGGCTGGCTGATCGCGGTGCTGATCCGGCTGGCCACCGGCTCGGCCACGGTCGCCACCATCACCGCCGCGGGCATCGTCGGCCCGCTGGCCGCCGGGATGTCCACCAGCCACGCCGCGCTGCTGGTGCTGGCGATCGGCGCCGGCTCGCTGTTCCTGTCGCACGTCAACGACGCCGGGTTCTGGCTGGTCAAGGAGTACTTCGGGATGAGCGTGGGCCAGACGCTGAAGTCCTGGTCGGTGATGGAGACCATCATCTCGGTGGTCGCCATCGCGCTGATCCTGCCGCTCAGCCTGATCGTCTGA
- a CDS encoding gluconokinase has translation MALSAENQQPPVVVVMGVSGVGKTTVARLLADRLGLPYAEADDFHPAANIAKMSAGTPLDDRDRLPWLRALGGWLGERAAAGSGGVVTCSALKRHYRDVLRTACPDAFFLHLSGSHDLVGDRIAHRTGHFMPPSLLDSQYAALEPLQPDEHGTVLDVDADPDTLVARAVAALAR, from the coding sequence ATGGCTCTCAGTGCCGAGAACCAGCAGCCGCCCGTCGTCGTGGTGATGGGCGTCTCCGGAGTCGGGAAGACCACCGTCGCCCGACTGCTCGCCGACCGCCTCGGCCTCCCGTACGCCGAGGCCGACGACTTCCACCCCGCCGCCAACATCGCCAAGATGAGCGCCGGCACCCCGCTCGACGACCGGGACCGCCTGCCCTGGCTGCGCGCCCTCGGCGGCTGGCTGGGCGAGCGGGCCGCGGCCGGCAGCGGGGGAGTGGTCACCTGCTCCGCGCTCAAGCGCCACTACCGCGACGTGCTGCGCACCGCCTGCCCCGACGCGTTCTTCCTGCACCTGTCCGGCAGCCACGACCTGGTCGGTGACCGGATCGCGCACCGCACCGGCCACTTCATGCCGCCCTCGCTGCTGGACTCCCAGTACGCCGCGCTCGAACCGCTCCAACCGGACGAGCACGGCACCGTGCTGGACGTCGACGCCGACCCCGACACGCTCGTCGCCCGCGCCGTCGCCGCCCTGGCCCGCTGA
- a CDS encoding FadR/GntR family transcriptional regulator, translating into MEIQGLPGRLLADLGPAIASGELPEGTVLRAEELEQRHGVSRTVVREAVRILESMRMVEPRRRVGITVRPKADWDVFDPLVIRWRLAGADRSAQLRSLGSLRVAVEPAAAALAARCADDDDRRELSALAVELTVTARAADLEAFLAHDIAFHAAVLRASGNEMFAHLKDTVGAVLTGRTEHRLMPHRPREYAVQLHRDVAQAICTGDPELAERAMRTIVVGALEELDATLPD; encoded by the coding sequence ATGGAGATCCAGGGCCTGCCCGGCCGCCTGCTCGCCGACCTCGGTCCCGCCATCGCCTCCGGCGAGCTGCCGGAGGGCACGGTGCTGCGCGCCGAGGAGCTGGAGCAGCGGCACGGGGTGTCCCGCACGGTGGTCCGGGAGGCGGTGCGCATCCTGGAGTCGATGCGGATGGTCGAGCCGCGCCGCCGGGTCGGCATCACCGTCCGCCCGAAGGCCGACTGGGACGTGTTCGACCCGCTGGTGATCCGCTGGCGGCTGGCCGGGGCGGACCGCTCCGCGCAGCTGCGCTCGCTGGGCTCGCTGCGGGTCGCGGTGGAGCCCGCCGCGGCGGCGCTGGCGGCGCGCTGCGCGGACGACGACGACCGGCGCGAGCTGAGCGCGCTGGCCGTCGAGTTGACGGTCACCGCCCGGGCGGCGGACCTGGAGGCCTTCCTCGCGCACGACATCGCCTTCCACGCGGCGGTGCTGCGGGCCTCCGGCAACGAGATGTTCGCGCACCTGAAGGACACCGTGGGCGCCGTCCTCACCGGGCGCACCGAGCACCGGCTGATGCCGCACCGCCCGCGCGAGTACGCGGTGCAGCTGCACCGGGACGTCGCCCAGGCGATCTGCACGGGCGACCCGGAGCTGGCGGAGCGGGCGATGCGGACCATCGTGGTCGGCGCGCTGGAGGAGCTCGACGCCACCCTGCCGGACTGA
- a CDS encoding helix-turn-helix transcriptional regulator, translating to MSPTRQSPEDGPPSAPRHQKETGPSRLPLAHRERIDWHWHDVDQLITPGLGVLEVSTPQGRWVVPPHRAVWLPAGVPHAQQAHGPSELRCLVYPAGTDPLRLAAPAVLAVTPLLREIIAHLTGPDAPTGRPARTLERAALDQLAHAPELPIGLPRPADPRLRDLAALLAADPADDRSLAELGRAVGAAERTLSRLFRAELGLGFPQWRTQLRLQHALVLLAGGRSVTATAAACGFRSPSAFIEAFRHAFGTTPGRYQQD from the coding sequence GTGTCGCCAACCCGCCAATCGCCCGAGGACGGCCCGCCGTCGGCCCCCCGCCACCAGAAGGAGACCGGCCCGAGCCGGCTTCCGCTGGCCCACCGGGAGCGGATCGACTGGCACTGGCACGACGTCGACCAGCTGATCACCCCGGGCCTGGGCGTGCTGGAGGTGAGCACCCCGCAGGGGCGCTGGGTCGTCCCGCCGCACCGCGCGGTGTGGCTGCCCGCCGGTGTTCCGCACGCCCAACAGGCGCACGGCCCGAGCGAGTTGCGCTGCCTGGTCTACCCGGCCGGCACCGACCCGCTGCGGCTCGCCGCGCCCGCGGTGCTAGCCGTCACCCCGCTGCTGCGCGAGATCATCGCCCACCTGACCGGCCCCGACGCCCCCACCGGACGCCCCGCCCGAACCCTCGAACGGGCCGCTCTGGACCAGCTCGCGCACGCCCCCGAACTGCCGATCGGCCTGCCGCGGCCCGCCGACCCCCGGCTGCGCGACCTGGCCGCGCTGCTCGCCGCCGACCCGGCCGACGACCGCTCGCTGGCCGAGCTCGGCCGCGCCGTCGGCGCCGCCGAACGCACCCTGAGCCGGCTGTTCCGGGCCGAACTCGGCCTCGGCTTCCCGCAGTGGCGCACCCAACTGCGGCTCCAGCACGCCCTGGTGCTGCTGGCCGGCGGCCGCTCGGTCACCGCCACCGCCGCCGCCTGCGGCTTCCGCTCGCCGAGCGCGTTCATCGAGGCGTTCCGGCACGCCTTCGGCACCACCCCCGGCCGCTACCAGCAGGACTGA
- a CDS encoding MFS transporter — protein MTSETAGVWHRMRMWGAAHAVDDLYQGLIPAVVPYFVLERGYGYVAAGGLTLAATLGSAIPQPLVGLLVDRRPLPWLSAAGLALAGLGAGLSGLADGYALVWLLVLLSGLGVAAFHPAAGRAAREAAGDSTSAMSVFAAGGSVGFFLAPVLATPLLSAWGVRATAVFVLPALVMAAVLFRARHRTYPHALGGAKRAGKDRWRPFLVLTGVEIVRSVVFFGVSTFIELYWLRQLHASHLLAGAALTCFLLGGVAGTLGGGRLADRIGMVRTAQWGTALTVPLLVLLRVTPGAWAPLLFAVLAGAALNLPFAVLVKLGQDYLPNRPGTAAGVTLGLAVSVGGLIAPLFGLIAQRHGPQGVMWLLPAIPLLGVALGAFMVEPGRWKDEDGAAPELEPAGSAAAS, from the coding sequence ATGACGAGCGAGACGGCCGGTGTGTGGCACCGGATGCGGATGTGGGGCGCGGCGCACGCCGTGGACGACCTCTACCAGGGCCTGATCCCCGCGGTGGTCCCGTACTTCGTGCTGGAGCGCGGCTACGGGTACGTGGCGGCGGGCGGGTTGACGCTGGCGGCGACGCTGGGCAGCGCGATCCCGCAGCCGCTGGTCGGCCTGCTGGTGGACCGGCGGCCGCTGCCCTGGCTGTCGGCGGCGGGGCTCGCGCTGGCCGGGCTGGGCGCGGGGCTGAGCGGGCTGGCCGACGGGTACGCGCTGGTGTGGCTGCTGGTGCTGCTCTCCGGCCTCGGGGTGGCGGCCTTCCACCCGGCGGCGGGGCGGGCGGCCCGGGAGGCGGCGGGCGACTCCACCAGCGCGATGAGCGTCTTCGCGGCGGGCGGCAGCGTCGGATTCTTCCTGGCGCCGGTGCTGGCCACCCCGCTGCTGTCGGCGTGGGGCGTGCGGGCGACCGCGGTGTTCGTGCTGCCGGCCCTGGTGATGGCGGCGGTGCTGTTCCGGGCCCGGCACCGGACGTACCCGCACGCGCTCGGCGGGGCGAAGCGGGCCGGGAAGGACCGCTGGCGGCCGTTCCTGGTGCTGACCGGGGTGGAGATCGTCCGCTCGGTGGTGTTCTTCGGCGTCAGCACCTTCATCGAGCTGTACTGGCTGCGGCAGCTGCACGCCTCGCACCTGCTGGCCGGGGCGGCGCTGACCTGCTTCCTGCTCGGCGGCGTCGCGGGCACCCTGGGCGGCGGGCGGCTGGCCGACCGGATCGGCATGGTGCGCACCGCGCAGTGGGGCACCGCGCTGACCGTGCCGCTGCTGGTGCTGCTGCGGGTGACGCCCGGCGCGTGGGCGCCGCTGCTGTTCGCCGTGCTGGCGGGCGCCGCGCTGAACCTGCCGTTCGCCGTGCTGGTCAAGCTCGGCCAGGACTACCTGCCCAACCGTCCGGGCACCGCGGCCGGGGTCACCCTGGGGCTGGCCGTCAGCGTCGGCGGCCTGATCGCGCCGCTGTTCGGCCTGATCGCCCAACGGCACGGCCCGCAGGGGGTGATGTGGCTGCTGCCCGCGATCCCGCTGCTGGGCGTCGCGCTGGGCGCGTTCATGGTCGAGCCGGGCCGCTGGAAGGACGAGGACGGCGCGGCCCCGGAGCTCGAACCGGCCGGGAGCGCCGCCGCCTCCTAG
- a CDS encoding PPOX class F420-dependent oxidoreductase, whose protein sequence is MSPSIATNNRVGLAELLEFVRPRHRALLITRRADGSPQASPLTCGVDDSGRIVISTYPERAKTRNAKRDTAVSVVVLSDEWDGPWVQVDGEAEVLDMPEALEPLVEYFRTIAGEHPDWDEYREAMRRQDKSLIRITPRRWGPIATGGFPARLAER, encoded by the coding sequence ATGAGCCCTTCGATCGCCACCAACAACCGGGTGGGACTGGCCGAGCTGCTGGAGTTCGTCCGCCCCCGCCACCGCGCCCTGCTGATCACCCGCCGCGCCGACGGGAGCCCGCAGGCCTCCCCGCTGACCTGCGGGGTGGACGACTCCGGCCGGATCGTGATCTCCACCTACCCGGAGCGGGCGAAGACCCGCAACGCCAAGCGGGACACCGCGGTGAGCGTGGTGGTGCTCTCCGACGAGTGGGACGGCCCCTGGGTGCAGGTCGACGGCGAGGCCGAGGTGCTGGACATGCCGGAGGCGCTGGAGCCGCTGGTGGAGTACTTCCGCACCATCGCGGGCGAGCACCCGGACTGGGACGAGTACCGGGAGGCGATGCGCCGCCAGGACAAGTCGCTGATCCGGATCACCCCGCGCCGCTGGGGCCCGATCGCCACCGGCGGCTTCCCGGCCCGGCTGGCCGAGCGGTAG
- a CDS encoding NADH:flavin oxidoreductase/NADH oxidase — translation MSALFEPITLRSLTIPNRIWLSPMCMYSAAPEGPDTGVATDFHLAHLGARAAGGAGLVMVEATGVRPDGRISPWDLGLWNDRQQEQLARIAALITQHGAVPAIQLAHAGRKASTGRPGDGGGPLPVERGGWQVVGASPVPFGEGYPVPAELTEDQIAELVEDFAAAARRALAAGFQVVEVHGAHGYLTHQFLSPVSNRRTDGYGGDFAGRSRFAREVAAAVRAVWPAELPVFFRVSATDWLPEEPSWTVEESVLLAKELQAVGVDLIDVSTGGNVPHARIPVEPGYQVPFAETVRRESGLPVNAVGLITDAAQAEEIVAQGRADAVMLGRELLRDPYWPLHAARELDVPRNWPAQYGYAVGQRG, via the coding sequence GTGAGCGCCCTGTTCGAGCCCATCACCCTCCGCTCGCTGACCATCCCCAACCGGATCTGGCTCAGCCCGATGTGCATGTACTCGGCCGCCCCCGAGGGCCCCGACACCGGCGTCGCCACCGACTTCCACCTCGCCCACCTCGGCGCCCGGGCCGCCGGCGGCGCCGGACTGGTGATGGTCGAGGCCACCGGCGTCCGTCCGGACGGCCGGATCTCCCCGTGGGACCTCGGCCTGTGGAACGACCGCCAGCAGGAGCAGTTGGCCCGGATCGCCGCGCTGATCACCCAGCACGGCGCGGTGCCCGCGATCCAGCTCGCCCACGCCGGCCGCAAGGCGTCCACCGGCCGGCCCGGCGACGGCGGCGGCCCGCTCCCGGTCGAGCGGGGCGGCTGGCAGGTCGTCGGCGCCTCCCCGGTCCCGTTCGGCGAGGGCTACCCCGTCCCCGCCGAGCTGACCGAGGACCAGATCGCCGAACTGGTCGAGGACTTCGCCGCCGCGGCCCGCCGCGCGCTGGCGGCCGGCTTCCAGGTGGTCGAGGTGCACGGCGCGCACGGCTACCTCACCCACCAGTTCCTCTCCCCGGTCTCCAACCGCCGCACCGACGGCTACGGCGGCGACTTCGCCGGGCGCAGCCGCTTCGCCCGCGAGGTCGCGGCCGCGGTCCGGGCCGTGTGGCCCGCCGAACTCCCGGTGTTCTTCCGGGTCTCGGCGACCGACTGGCTCCCCGAGGAGCCCAGCTGGACGGTCGAGGAGTCCGTCCTGCTGGCCAAGGAGCTCCAGGCCGTCGGCGTCGACCTGATCGACGTCTCCACCGGCGGCAACGTCCCGCACGCGCGGATCCCCGTCGAGCCCGGCTACCAGGTCCCGTTCGCCGAGACCGTCCGCCGCGAGTCCGGCCTCCCGGTCAACGCGGTCGGCCTGATCACCGACGCCGCCCAGGCCGAGGAGATCGTCGCCCAGGGCCGCGCCGACGCGGTCATGCTCGGCCGCGAACTCCTCCGCGACCCCTACTGGCCGCTGCACGCCGCCCGGGAGCTCGACGTCCCCCGCAACTGGCCCGCCCAGTACGGCTACGCGGTCGGCCAGCGCGGCTGA
- a CDS encoding helix-turn-helix transcriptional regulator gives MTLDHDPDCPGLLPEPPAAELELACVLHALADPMRLRIVSELAGAGGDELNCLAFELPVTKSTMTHHFRVLREAGLIRQHRRGTSKMNALRADDLAARFPGLLEAVLAATATAAPATADAATAAHA, from the coding sequence GTGACCCTCGACCACGACCCGGACTGCCCCGGCCTGCTCCCCGAACCTCCGGCCGCGGAGCTGGAGTTGGCGTGCGTGCTGCACGCACTGGCGGACCCGATGCGGCTGCGGATCGTCTCCGAGCTCGCGGGCGCGGGCGGCGACGAGCTGAACTGCCTGGCCTTCGAGCTGCCGGTCACCAAGTCGACGATGACCCACCACTTCCGGGTGCTGCGCGAGGCCGGGCTGATCCGCCAGCACCGGCGCGGCACCTCGAAGATGAACGCCCTGCGCGCGGACGACCTGGCCGCCCGCTTCCCCGGCCTGCTGGAGGCGGTCCTGGCCGCCACCGCGACCGCCGCGCCCGCCACCGCCGACGCCGCCACCGCCGCGCACGCGTGA
- a CDS encoding glycosyltransferase family 2 protein — translation MTANHLPSPPSDQELYWYFGPQRRWVPLLSALAFTVSAGTMLSFSLRTPALWPFLAVLGVNAVALALTCLNGLRRRRFTRAGHELLVAAWQPAAPPSVDLYLPTCGEPLDILENAYRAVARSEYAGRLDVWVLDDADRPEVAALADRFGYHYVVRPNRGEFKKAGNLNHALTLGDGEFIAILDADFAPRADLLRHLLPYFGDPKVGIVQSPQCFDTDASMGWVQRAAGSAQEWFFRWVQPSRDASDAAICCGSNAVYRRAAIDAAGGFARLDHSEDMYTGLALHQRGYTTRYVPVLVAKGTSPDSTTSFVNQQYRWTMGNLHLIGDRATRKAMTWRMRRCFDEGIVGYLAAAVNVLTAPLPPLVMLFAFPGEVRAWYVLPMLSLLWLWHVLLPRVSRTRWRSEVLRANVLMSFAAATAYWHTVRGRSAAWVPTGVAKPGRSGGMARKVLLVSLVWTAGTLAATGIGVAGATWLHGWHTTWGLALYLAVQLHLGVPLIRDLYAELRPRATESAESADPGARPAMRPRRWPEALAVTSTLALVALLASGWAAPMLPWLG, via the coding sequence ATGACTGCCAATCACCTTCCGTCACCACCTTCCGATCAGGAGCTCTATTGGTATTTCGGGCCTCAGCGCCGCTGGGTCCCACTGCTGTCCGCGCTCGCCTTCACGGTCAGCGCCGGCACCATGCTCAGCTTCTCGCTGCGCACCCCGGCCCTGTGGCCGTTCCTCGCCGTCCTCGGCGTCAACGCCGTCGCCCTCGCCCTGACCTGCCTGAACGGACTGCGCCGCCGCCGCTTCACCCGGGCCGGCCACGAACTGCTGGTCGCCGCCTGGCAGCCGGCCGCCCCGCCGTCCGTCGACCTGTACCTGCCGACCTGCGGCGAACCGCTCGACATCCTGGAGAACGCCTACCGCGCGGTCGCCCGCAGCGAGTACGCCGGACGCCTGGACGTCTGGGTGCTCGACGACGCCGACCGGCCCGAAGTCGCCGCGCTGGCGGACCGGTTCGGCTACCACTACGTGGTCCGCCCGAACCGCGGCGAGTTCAAGAAGGCCGGCAACCTCAACCACGCGCTGACCCTCGGCGACGGCGAGTTCATCGCCATCCTGGACGCCGACTTCGCACCGCGCGCCGACCTGCTGCGGCACCTGCTGCCGTACTTCGGCGACCCGAAGGTCGGCATCGTGCAGAGCCCGCAGTGCTTCGACACCGACGCCTCGATGGGCTGGGTGCAGCGCGCCGCCGGCTCCGCCCAGGAGTGGTTCTTCCGCTGGGTGCAGCCCAGCCGGGACGCCTCCGACGCCGCCATCTGCTGCGGCTCCAACGCCGTCTACCGGCGCGCCGCGATCGACGCCGCGGGCGGCTTCGCCCGGCTCGACCACAGCGAGGACATGTACACCGGCCTCGCCCTGCACCAGCGGGGCTACACCACCCGGTACGTGCCGGTGCTGGTCGCCAAGGGCACCTCGCCGGACTCCACCACCAGCTTCGTCAACCAGCAGTACCGCTGGACGATGGGCAACCTGCACCTGATCGGCGACCGGGCCACCCGCAAGGCGATGACCTGGCGGATGCGCCGCTGCTTCGACGAGGGCATCGTCGGCTACCTGGCCGCCGCCGTGAACGTGCTCACCGCCCCGCTGCCGCCGCTGGTCATGCTGTTCGCCTTCCCCGGCGAGGTCCGCGCCTGGTACGTGCTGCCGATGCTCTCGCTGCTCTGGCTGTGGCACGTGCTGCTGCCCCGGGTCAGCCGCACCCGCTGGCGCTCCGAAGTGCTGCGCGCCAACGTGCTGATGAGCTTCGCCGCCGCCACCGCCTACTGGCACACCGTCCGCGGCCGCAGCGCCGCCTGGGTGCCCACCGGCGTCGCCAAGCCCGGCCGCTCCGGCGGCATGGCCCGCAAGGTGCTGCTGGTCTCCCTGGTGTGGACGGCCGGCACGCTGGCCGCCACCGGCATCGGCGTGGCCGGAGCGACCTGGCTGCACGGCTGGCACACCACCTGGGGCCTGGCCCTGTACCTGGCCGTGCAGCTGCACCTCGGGGTGCCGCTGATCCGCGACCTGTACGCCGAACTCCGGCCGCGCGCCACCGAATCCGCAGAGTCCGCCGATCCCGGGGCCCGCCCGGCGATGCGTCCGCGGCGCTGGCCCGAGGCCCTCGCCGTCACCAGCACGCTCGCCCTGGTCGCCCTGCTCGCCTCCGGCTGGGCGGCCCCGATGCTGCCCTGGCTGGGCTGA